From one Bacteroides fragilis NCTC 9343 genomic stretch:
- the murD gene encoding UDP-N-acetylmuramoyl-L-alanine--D-glutamate ligase, with amino-acid sequence MKRIVVLGAGESGAGAAVLAKVKGFDTFVSDMSAIKDKYKTLLDGHGIAWEEGRHTEEQILSADEVVKSPGIPNDAPLILRLREQGTPIISEIEFAGRYTDAKMICITGSNGKTTTTSLIYHIFKSAGLNVGLAGNIGKSLALQVAEEKHDYYVIELSSFQLDNMYNFRADIAVLMNITPDHLDRYDHCMQNYINAKFRITQNQTSEDAFIFWNDDPIIKRELDKHGIRAHLYPFSAIKEEGSIAYVEDHEVVITEPIAFNMEQEQLALTGQHNLYNSLAAGISANLAGITKEDIRKALSDFQGVEHRLEKVARVRGIDFINDSKATNVNSCWYALQSMTTKTVLILGGKDKGNDYTEIEELVREKCSALVYLGLHNEKLHEFFDRLGLPVAEVQTGMKDAVEAAYKLAKKGETVLLSPCCASFDLFKSYEDRGEQFKKYVREL; translated from the coding sequence ATGAAAAGAATTGTAGTATTAGGAGCCGGTGAAAGCGGTGCGGGAGCAGCCGTTCTGGCCAAAGTAAAAGGATTCGATACTTTCGTATCGGATATGTCTGCTATCAAGGATAAGTATAAAACTCTCCTTGACGGCCATGGCATTGCCTGGGAAGAAGGCCGACACACAGAAGAACAGATTTTGAGTGCTGACGAAGTTGTGAAAAGCCCCGGAATTCCTAATGACGCCCCACTGATTCTGAGATTGAGAGAACAGGGCACACCTATCATCTCGGAAATAGAATTTGCCGGCAGATACACCGATGCCAAAATGATCTGTATCACCGGCTCGAACGGAAAGACGACCACAACCTCGCTTATCTATCACATTTTTAAAAGCGCAGGACTAAATGTGGGACTTGCCGGAAACATCGGTAAAAGCCTGGCATTGCAAGTGGCCGAAGAGAAACATGATTATTATGTAATCGAATTGAGTTCATTCCAGTTGGATAACATGTATAACTTCCGTGCCGATATCGCTGTATTGATGAACATTACGCCGGACCATCTGGACCGGTACGACCATTGTATGCAGAACTATATTAATGCAAAGTTTCGTATTACGCAGAATCAGACTTCGGAAGACGCGTTTATCTTCTGGAACGATGACCCTATCATCAAACGTGAACTGGACAAACATGGCATTCGTGCCCACCTGTATCCATTCTCGGCAATCAAAGAAGAAGGATCTATCGCCTATGTGGAAGACCATGAAGTAGTAATTACCGAACCGATCGCTTTCAATATGGAACAGGAACAGTTGGCCCTGACCGGCCAACACAATCTTTATAACTCTTTAGCCGCCGGTATCTCCGCCAACCTTGCCGGTATCACCAAAGAAGATATAAGGAAAGCGCTCAGTGACTTTCAGGGGGTAGAACACCGCCTGGAGAAGGTGGCACGCGTACGTGGCATTGATTTTATCAATGACTCCAAAGCAACCAATGTAAACTCTTGCTGGTATGCCTTGCAGAGTATGACTACTAAAACGGTATTGATTCTCGGAGGAAAAGACAAGGGAAACGATTATACGGAAATAGAAGAACTGGTACGGGAAAAATGCTCGGCACTGGTCTACCTGGGATTGCACAACGAAAAGCTTCATGAGTTTTTCGACCGTCTCGGACTCCCTGTAGCCGAAGTACAGACCGGCATGAAGGATGCCGTAGAAGCGGCTTACAAGCTGGCGAAAAAGGGCGAAACAGTATTGTTGAGTCCATGTTGCGCCTCCTTTGACCTTTTCAAAAGCTATGAAGACCGTGGCGAACAGTTTAAGAAGTATGTAAGAGAATTATAA
- the mraY gene encoding phospho-N-acetylmuramoyl-pentapeptide-transferase, with protein sequence MLYYLFEWLHKLNFPGAGMFGYTSFRALMAIILALLISSIWGDKFINLLKRKQITETQRDAKIDPFGVNKVGVPSMGGVIIIVAILIPCLLLGKLHNIYMILMLITTVWLGSLGFADDYIKIFKKDKEGLHGKFKIIGQVGLGLIVGLTLYLSPDVVIRENIEVQKSENEIEVIHGTHDLKSTQTTIPFFKSNNLDYADLVGFMGEHAQTAGWILFVIITIFVVTAVSNGANLNDGMDGMAAGNSAIIGLTLGILAYVSSHIEFAGYLNIMYIPGSEELVIFICAFIGALIGFLWYNAYPAQVFMGDTGSLTIGGIIAVFAIIIHKELLIPILCGIFLVENLSVLLQRFYYKAGKRKGIKQRLFKRAPIHDHFRTSMSLVEPGCSVKFTKPDQLFHESKITVRFWIVTIVLAAITIITLKIR encoded by the coding sequence ATGTTATACTATCTGTTTGAATGGCTACACAAACTCAACTTTCCGGGTGCCGGAATGTTTGGGTACACCTCGTTCCGTGCATTGATGGCTATCATCCTGGCACTGCTTATTTCCAGTATCTGGGGAGATAAGTTCATCAATCTGCTGAAACGGAAACAGATCACCGAGACGCAGCGTGACGCCAAAATCGATCCGTTCGGCGTCAATAAAGTAGGAGTGCCCAGCATGGGGGGTGTCATCATTATCGTAGCAATCCTGATCCCCTGTCTGTTATTGGGGAAACTGCATAATATCTATATGATACTGATGCTGATCACCACCGTCTGGCTGGGATCTTTAGGATTTGCAGACGATTATATAAAGATATTCAAAAAGGATAAAGAAGGGCTTCACGGTAAATTCAAAATTATCGGTCAGGTGGGTCTCGGCTTAATTGTCGGACTGACTCTATATCTGAGTCCGGACGTAGTGATTCGTGAAAACATAGAAGTTCAGAAATCGGAAAACGAAATCGAAGTAATACATGGCACTCACGATCTGAAATCTACCCAGACCACGATTCCTTTTTTCAAAAGCAACAACCTGGACTATGCCGACCTTGTAGGCTTTATGGGAGAACACGCTCAAACAGCCGGATGGATTTTGTTTGTCATTATCACCATCTTTGTCGTGACAGCCGTGTCAAACGGAGCCAACCTGAATGATGGTATGGATGGTATGGCAGCAGGCAATTCCGCCATCATCGGACTAACGCTGGGCATATTGGCTTATGTATCGAGCCACATCGAGTTTGCGGGTTACCTGAATATCATGTATATTCCCGGAAGTGAGGAACTGGTAATCTTTATATGCGCCTTTATCGGAGCATTGATCGGTTTCTTATGGTACAATGCCTATCCGGCCCAGGTATTCATGGGGGATACAGGCAGTCTGACCATTGGAGGTATCATTGCGGTATTTGCCATTATTATTCACAAAGAATTGCTAATCCCGATTCTCTGCGGTATATTTCTGGTTGAAAACCTTTCAGTACTTCTGCAGCGCTTCTATTATAAAGCCGGAAAAAGAAAGGGTATAAAACAACGCCTCTTTAAGCGGGCCCCGATACACGACCATTTCCGTACTTCGATGAGTCTGGTAGAGCCGGGATGCAGCGTAAAGTTTACGAAGCCCGATCAGTTGTTCCACGAATCAAAAATCACAGTCCGCTTCTGGATTGTAACCATCGTGCTGGCAGCTATTACAATTATAACACTGAAGATTAGATAA
- a CDS encoding UDP-N-acetylmuramoyl-L-alanyl-D-glutamate--2,6-diaminopimelate ligase, protein MKLKEILTSIQPVKITGNQDIEITGVDIDSRQVESGHLFMAMHGTQTDGHAYIPAAVEKGATAILCEELPAELAEGVTYIQVADSEDAVGKAATTFYGNPSSKLELVGVTGTNGKTTIATLLYNTFRYFGYKVGLISTVCNYIDDEAIPTEHTTPDPITLNRLLGRMADEGCKYVFMEVSSHSIAQKRISGLRFAGGIFTNLTRDHLDYHKTVENYLKAKKKFFDDMPKNSFSLTNLDDKNGLVMTQNTKSKVYTYSLRSLSDFKGRVLESHFEGMLLDFNNHELAVQFIGKFNASNLLAVFGAAVLLGKKEEDVLVALSTLHPVAGRFDAIRSPQGYTAIVDYAHTPDALVNVLNAIHGVLEGKGKVITVVGAGGNRDKGKRPIMAKEAARASDRVIITSDNPRFEEPQDIINDMLAGLDTEDKKKTLSIADRKEAIRTACMLAEKGDVILVAGKGHENYQDIKGVKHHFDDKEVLKEIFSLTV, encoded by the coding sequence ATGAAACTAAAAGAGATTCTAACATCTATCCAACCGGTGAAAATTACCGGAAATCAGGATATCGAGATAACCGGGGTTGACATCGACTCCAGACAGGTAGAGTCCGGCCATCTGTTTATGGCCATGCACGGCACACAGACCGACGGACATGCCTACATTCCGGCAGCGGTTGAAAAAGGTGCCACGGCCATTCTTTGTGAAGAGTTACCTGCAGAACTTGCAGAAGGAGTTACCTACATTCAGGTTGCCGACAGCGAAGATGCCGTAGGAAAAGCAGCTACGACTTTCTACGGAAATCCGAGCTCAAAATTGGAACTGGTAGGCGTTACCGGAACAAACGGAAAGACAACGATTGCCACCTTATTATATAATACGTTCCGATACTTCGGCTATAAAGTGGGATTAATCTCCACGGTATGCAATTATATAGATGATGAAGCCATCCCTACCGAACATACCACTCCCGACCCGATCACATTGAATCGTTTATTGGGACGCATGGCGGACGAAGGTTGCAAATATGTTTTCATGGAGGTCAGTTCACACTCCATCGCACAAAAAAGAATCAGCGGACTGAGATTTGCCGGCGGCATCTTCACCAACCTGACACGCGATCATCTGGACTATCATAAAACAGTAGAGAACTACCTGAAAGCAAAGAAGAAGTTCTTCGACGATATGCCTAAGAACTCGTTCAGTCTGACCAACCTGGACGATAAAAACGGACTGGTGATGACACAGAACACCAAGTCGAAAGTATATACTTACTCTCTCCGCAGTCTGAGCGACTTCAAAGGAAGAGTACTGGAATCTCATTTCGAGGGGATGCTTCTCGACTTTAACAACCATGAACTCGCAGTTCAGTTTATCGGAAAATTTAATGCATCAAACTTACTGGCTGTATTTGGTGCTGCCGTATTGCTGGGCAAGAAAGAAGAGGACGTGCTGGTTGCTCTCAGTACGCTGCATCCGGTTGCCGGACGCTTCGATGCCATCCGTTCTCCACAAGGATATACAGCCATTGTAGACTATGCACACACACCGGATGCCCTGGTCAACGTCTTGAACGCCATACATGGAGTACTCGAAGGAAAAGGCAAGGTAATTACCGTAGTAGGTGCAGGCGGTAACCGCGATAAAGGGAAACGCCCTATCATGGCAAAAGAAGCAGCCCGGGCAAGCGACCGAGTCATCATAACTTCGGATAATCCCCGTTTCGAAGAGCCGCAGGATATCATCAACGACATGCTGGCAGGCCTGGATACTGAGGATAAGAAAAAAACGCTAAGCATCGCAGACCGTAAAGAAGCTATCCGCACGGCTTGTATGCTTGCAGAAAAAGGAGATGTAATTCTGGTTGCCGGAAAAGGACACGAGAATTATCAGGACATCAAAGGAGTGAAGCATCACTTTGATGATAAAGAAGTTTTAAAAGAGATTTTTTCATTGACTGTTTAA
- a CDS encoding penicillin-binding protein — translation MTRYFFVILLMGLIGVAIVVKAGITMFAERQYWQDVADRFVKENVTVKPNRGNIISSDGKLMASSLPEYRIYMDFKAGGVKKDTMLMNHLDEICEGLHKIFPDKSASEFKTHLKKGRKQGSRNYLIYPKRISYIQYKEAKRLPVFNLNKYKGGFHELAYNQRKKPFGSLAARTLGDLYADTAQGAKNGIELAFDSILKGHDGITHRQKVMNKYLNIVDIPPVDGCDLLSTIDVGMQDICEKALTDKLKELNASVGVAVLMEVATGEVKAIVNMTKAGDGNYYEMRNNAISDMLEPGSTFKTASIMVALEDGKITPEDGIDTGNGIKMMHGRPMKDWNWYKGGYGYLTVTQILEVSSNIGTSSIIEKYYGSNPQKFVDGLKRMSIDQPLQLQIAGEGKPNIKGPKERYFAKTTLPWMSIGYETQVPPMNILTFYNAIANNGVMVRPKFVKAAIKNGEIVKEYPTEIINPKICSERTLKQIQEILYKVVHEGLAAPAGSKQFAVSGKTGTAQISQGAAGYKSGRVNYLVSFCGYFPSEAPKYSCIVSIQKPGLPASGGLMAGSVFSKIAERVYAKDLRLDIRNAIDTNTVVIPDVKAGEMIEARQVLEGLNIQTQAEFKAKKNKEVWGHAQAAPKAVILQGKEQLRNFVPSVIGMGAKDAVYLLESKGLKVTLSGVGKVKSQSLPQGTTIKKGQTISIHLN, via the coding sequence ATGACCCGCTACTTCTTCGTCATCCTGTTGATGGGACTGATAGGAGTAGCCATTGTTGTCAAAGCAGGCATCACGATGTTTGCCGAACGACAATACTGGCAGGATGTGGCCGACCGTTTCGTCAAGGAGAATGTAACGGTGAAACCCAACCGCGGAAACATCATTTCGTCCGACGGCAAACTGATGGCCAGTTCGCTGCCGGAATACCGTATATATATGGACTTCAAAGCCGGTGGAGTAAAAAAAGACACCATGCTGATGAATCATCTGGACGAGATATGCGAAGGACTTCATAAAATATTCCCTGATAAAAGCGCTTCGGAATTTAAGACTCACCTTAAGAAAGGGCGCAAACAGGGAAGCCGTAACTATCTGATTTATCCGAAGCGTATTTCATATATTCAATATAAAGAAGCTAAACGCCTTCCGGTGTTTAACCTCAACAAATACAAAGGCGGATTCCATGAATTGGCTTATAACCAAAGAAAGAAACCTTTTGGTTCACTTGCCGCCCGTACGTTGGGTGACTTATATGCCGATACGGCCCAGGGAGCTAAAAATGGTATCGAGTTGGCTTTTGATTCTATCCTCAAAGGACATGACGGAATTACTCACCGGCAAAAGGTGATGAATAAATACCTGAACATTGTGGATATTCCTCCGGTAGACGGTTGTGACCTGCTTTCTACCATCGACGTAGGCATGCAGGATATCTGCGAGAAGGCATTGACCGATAAACTAAAAGAGCTGAATGCCAGCGTAGGTGTGGCCGTATTGATGGAAGTGGCAACCGGCGAAGTAAAAGCCATTGTCAACATGACGAAAGCCGGAGATGGCAATTATTACGAAATGAGGAATAACGCTATCAGCGATATGCTCGAGCCGGGATCAACATTTAAAACAGCTTCTATCATGGTGGCCCTTGAAGATGGCAAGATCACTCCGGAAGACGGTATAGATACGGGAAACGGTATCAAGATGATGCACGGTCGGCCCATGAAAGACTGGAACTGGTATAAAGGAGGATATGGCTACCTGACGGTTACGCAAATTCTGGAAGTATCTTCCAATATAGGAACTTCGAGCATTATCGAAAAATATTATGGAAGTAATCCGCAAAAGTTTGTCGACGGACTGAAACGAATGAGTATCGACCAGCCCCTCCAACTGCAAATAGCAGGAGAAGGCAAACCCAACATAAAAGGTCCTAAAGAGCGCTATTTTGCAAAGACCACTCTGCCATGGATGAGTATCGGCTATGAAACTCAGGTACCTCCCATGAATATACTGACATTCTATAACGCCATTGCCAACAACGGAGTTATGGTACGGCCGAAGTTTGTGAAAGCAGCCATTAAGAACGGAGAAATAGTGAAAGAGTATCCTACGGAAATCATCAATCCGAAAATCTGTTCGGAGCGGACCTTGAAGCAGATTCAGGAAATTCTCTATAAGGTGGTACACGAAGGTCTGGCTGCTCCGGCAGGTTCCAAGCAATTTGCCGTTTCGGGTAAAACTGGTACGGCACAGATCTCACAAGGTGCCGCCGGATATAAATCGGGACGGGTGAACTATCTGGTCAGCTTCTGCGGATATTTCCCTTCGGAAGCTCCGAAATACAGCTGCATCGTTTCTATACAGAAACCGGGACTTCCCGCTTCGGGAGGTTTAATGGCAGGTAGCGTATTCAGCAAAATAGCCGAAAGAGTGTATGCCAAAGATTTACGCTTGGACATCAGGAATGCAATCGATACCAATACAGTAGTGATTCCCGATGTAAAAGCAGGCGAAATGATAGAAGCAAGGCAAGTATTGGAAGGCCTAAATATCCAGACACAGGCTGAATTTAAGGCTAAAAAGAACAAAGAGGTGTGGGGACATGCACAGGCAGCCCCCAAAGCAGTAATCCTGCAGGGAAAAGAACAATTACGCAACTTTGTGCCCAGCGTAATAGGTATGGGTGCCAAAGACGCTGTATACCTGCTGGAAAGTAAAGGATTGAAAGTAACCCTGTCGGGAGTCGGCAAAGTAAAGAGCCAGTCGTTGCCCCAGGGAACTACCATCAAGAAGGGACAAACCATCAGTATCCATCTGAATTGA
- a CDS encoding FtsL-like putative cell division protein, with protein sequence MEDKEAKKKKSNSLKSILGGDILATDFFRRQTKLLVLIMVLIIFYIHNRYASQQQQIEIDKLKKELIDIKYDALTRSSELMEKSRQSRIEDYISTKESDLQTSTHPPYLISTK encoded by the coding sequence ATGGAAGATAAAGAAGCAAAAAAGAAGAAAAGCAACTCCCTGAAAAGTATTCTGGGAGGTGATATTCTGGCTACCGACTTTTTTCGCCGCCAGACTAAATTGCTGGTACTGATTATGGTGCTCATCATTTTCTACATTCATAATCGCTACGCAAGCCAGCAACAGCAAATCGAAATAGATAAGTTGAAAAAAGAACTGATCGACATAAAATATGATGCACTGACACGAAGTTCGGAATTGATGGAAAAAAGCCGTCAGTCGCGGATAGAGGATTATATATCGACCAAAGAAAGTGACTTGCAGACATCAACCCATCCACCTTATTTAATCAGTACGAAATAG
- the rsmH gene encoding 16S rRNA (cytosine(1402)-N(4))-methyltransferase RsmH, whose amino-acid sequence MKEEETTYHVPVLLKESVDAMNISPDGTYVDVTFGGGGHSREILSRLGDGGRLLGFDQDEDAERNIVNDPHFTFVRSNFRYLHNFLRYHDIGEVDAILADLGVSSHHFDDSERGFSFRFDGKLDMRMNKRAGITAADVVNTYEEERLADIFYLYGELKNSRKLASVIVKARTGQKIETIGEFLEIIKPLFGREREKKELAKIFQALRIEVNQEMEALKEMLMAATEALKPGGRLVVITYHSLEDRMVKNIMKTGNVEGKTTQDFFGNLQTPFRLVNNKVIVPDEDEITRNPRSRSAKLRIAEKK is encoded by the coding sequence ATGAAAGAAGAAGAAACAACATATCACGTACCGGTACTGCTAAAAGAAAGTGTAGATGCCATGAACATATCTCCCGACGGGACTTACGTAGATGTCACCTTTGGCGGTGGCGGACATTCCCGCGAGATACTTTCACGGCTCGGAGACGGAGGACGCCTGCTAGGATTCGACCAGGACGAAGATGCCGAGCGCAACATTGTAAATGATCCGCATTTTACTTTTGTACGAAGCAACTTTCGTTACCTGCACAATTTTCTACGTTATCACGATATCGGAGAGGTAGACGCTATATTGGCTGATCTCGGCGTCTCTTCCCACCACTTTGACGACAGCGAACGGGGATTCTCTTTCCGCTTTGACGGGAAACTGGACATGCGCATGAACAAACGTGCAGGCATTACGGCTGCCGATGTGGTAAATACATATGAGGAGGAACGCCTTGCCGACATTTTCTACTTGTATGGCGAACTGAAGAACAGCCGCAAACTGGCATCTGTCATTGTGAAGGCACGCACCGGACAGAAAATAGAAACGATCGGTGAGTTTCTTGAAATCATAAAGCCTCTCTTCGGCCGCGAAAGAGAGAAAAAAGAGTTAGCTAAAATTTTTCAGGCACTCCGCATTGAAGTGAACCAGGAGATGGAAGCCCTGAAAGAGATGCTGATGGCCGCGACAGAAGCATTAAAGCCCGGAGGACGACTGGTGGTAATCACTTACCACTCACTGGAAGACCGCATGGTGAAAAACATCATGAAAACCGGCAATGTAGAAGGCAAGACCACACAGGACTTTTTCGGCAATTTACAGACACCTTTCCGCCTGGTAAACAATAAAGTGATCGTACCCGACGAGGATGAGATAACACGCAATCCCCGGTCGCGCAGTGCCAAGTTGAGAATAGCCGAGAAGAAGTAA
- the mraZ gene encoding division/cell wall cluster transcriptional repressor MraZ has protein sequence MIRFLGNIEAKADAKGRVFIPAQFRRQLQSGSEDKLIMRKDVFQDCLVLYPEEVWNEELDELRQRLNKWNANHQLIFRQFVSDVEIITMDGNGRILIPKRYLQITGIQSDVRFIGVDNKIEIWAKERAEKLFMEPKAFGAALEEIMKEERRTTNNELK, from the coding sequence ATGATACGTTTTTTAGGCAATATTGAAGCAAAGGCGGACGCGAAAGGAAGAGTTTTTATCCCCGCCCAATTCAGACGGCAACTACAGTCCGGCTCTGAAGACAAGCTCATCATGCGCAAAGACGTATTTCAAGACTGCCTGGTGCTCTATCCGGAAGAGGTCTGGAATGAAGAACTGGACGAACTTCGGCAGCGACTGAATAAATGGAACGCCAACCACCAACTTATCTTCCGCCAGTTCGTCAGTGACGTCGAAATCATCACGATGGACGGCAACGGACGTATACTGATACCGAAACGCTATCTGCAAATCACCGGTATACAAAGCGACGTACGCTTTATCGGGGTAGACAATAAGATAGAAATCTGGGCGAAAGAACGTGCGGAAAAACTCTTTATGGAACCCAAAGCATTCGGAGCAGCCCTGGAAGAGATTATGAAAGAAGAACGGAGAACAACGAACAACGAGCTAAAATGA
- a CDS encoding HU family DNA-binding protein: MSINYAVTKKVDKSKGIAKERYYATTRALQKKPVNSVQIANQLAERSSLQNGDVLSALTQLSDIIAAHLKEGRTVSIDGLGNFYPSITSEAVDKPEECTANKVWVSRICFKAAPAFLNNVRKTDFVSLQLKYGRKSAKSQNGSDKETTDVIPHQQSISEDSSLSDE; the protein is encoded by the coding sequence ATGTCCATCAATTACGCAGTTACCAAGAAAGTAGACAAGAGCAAAGGTATCGCCAAAGAACGATATTATGCCACTACACGCGCTTTACAGAAAAAACCCGTAAACAGTGTACAAATTGCTAATCAACTCGCAGAAAGAAGCTCTCTTCAAAACGGAGACGTACTCTCTGCACTTACTCAATTATCGGATATTATTGCCGCTCACCTGAAGGAAGGGCGTACTGTTTCCATCGATGGATTGGGCAATTTCTACCCCAGTATCACCAGTGAAGCAGTGGACAAACCGGAAGAATGCACCGCCAACAAAGTATGGGTATCCCGTATTTGCTTTAAGGCCGCACCCGCTTTCCTGAACAATGTGCGGAAAACCGATTTTGTCAGCCTGCAACTTAAATACGGACGCAAGTCTGCAAAGTCACAAAACGGTTCCGACAAGGAGACAACCGATGTTATCCCCCACCAGCAAAGCATCTCTGAAGATTCTTCATTATCAGACGAATAA
- a CDS encoding RNA polymerase sigma factor, with product MKSLSFRKDLIGVQEELLRFAYKLTTDREEANDLLQETSLKALDNEDKYTPDTNFKGWMYTIMRNIFINNYRKVVRDQTFVDQTDNLYHLSLPQESGLDSTESRYDLKEMHRIVNSLPKEYKVPFSMHVSGFKYREIAEKLDLPLGTVKSRIFFTRQRLQEELKDFRQ from the coding sequence ATGAAAAGTTTAAGCTTCAGAAAAGATTTAATTGGAGTTCAGGAAGAGCTACTTCGCTTTGCATACAAACTAACAACCGACCGTGAAGAAGCAAACGATTTGTTGCAGGAAACCTCTCTTAAAGCGTTAGATAACGAAGATAAATATACTCCCGACACTAACTTTAAAGGATGGATGTACACCATCATGCGCAACATCTTCATCAATAATTATCGCAAAGTAGTACGCGATCAGACTTTTGTAGATCAGACCGATAATCTTTATCATCTGAGTCTTCCGCAAGAATCAGGACTCGACAGTACCGAAAGTCGTTACGACTTAAAAGAGATGCACCGCATCGTCAATTCATTACCCAAAGAATATAAAGTGCCTTTCTCTATGCACGTTTCCGGATTCAAATACCGTGAAATAGCTGAGAAACTGGACTTGCCGCTCGGGACAGTAAAGAGCCGTATCTTTTTCACCCGCCAGCGTTTACAGGAAGAACTGAAAGACTTTAGACAATAG